Proteins encoded within one genomic window of Flavobacterium gilvum:
- a CDS encoding GNAT family N-acetyltransferase, with the protein MKIEVCEWDSLFFNKKIGEIKFDKINQSIKDINKFDLLYVKQDEDELFAIDDFEHTYTETKVIFSKKIKNNSNLITGCVLSAFDTDISKDQIYSLAFESGKFSRFKLDNKFKQSEFEELYKTWIDNSLAKKIADDVLIYRQNNIVLGFVTYKISENYGAIGLIATDPKIQGKGIGTMLIKAVEDKLIYLKISELKIPTQIQNEKACSFYTKLGYNIKEKIVIKHYWKI; encoded by the coding sequence ATGAAAATTGAAGTTTGCGAATGGGATTCTCTTTTTTTTAATAAAAAAATTGGCGAGATAAAGTTTGACAAAATAAATCAATCTATTAAAGACATCAACAAATTTGATTTACTGTATGTTAAACAGGATGAAGATGAGCTTTTTGCGATTGATGATTTTGAACATACCTATACAGAGACGAAAGTAATTTTTTCCAAAAAAATTAAAAATAATAGCAACCTTATTACCGGTTGTGTTCTTTCAGCTTTTGATACAGATATTAGTAAAGATCAAATTTATAGTTTAGCTTTTGAGAGTGGTAAGTTCAGCAGATTCAAGCTTGACAATAAGTTTAAACAAAGTGAATTTGAAGAATTATATAAAACCTGGATTGATAATTCATTAGCTAAAAAAATAGCTGACGATGTATTGATTTATAGACAAAATAATATTGTCTTAGGTTTTGTAACCTATAAAATTTCAGAGAATTATGGTGCAATAGGTCTGATAGCTACTGATCCAAAAATACAAGGTAAAGGAATAGGTACAATGCTTATTAAAGCAGTTGAAGATAAGTTGATATATTTGAAGATAAGCGAATTAAAGATTCCAACTCAAATTCAAAATGAAAAAGCCTGTAGTTTTTATACCAAGTTAGGATATAATATAAAAGAAAAGATAGTTATAAAACATTATTGGAAAATATGA
- a CDS encoding MBOAT family O-acyltransferase, with protein sequence MFFNSLAFAIFLPIVFFLYWFVFNKTKSTQNVLLIIASYYFYSCWDWRFLFLLVFSTFLDYYTGIRIEKSNNEKGRKFWFWLSVSVNLGFLGVFKYYNFFSESFAQMLTTVGFKASPILLDVVLPVGISFYTFHGLSYVIDIYYRRIKAEYNFVDYSLFVSYFPLLVAGPIERATHLLPEIKVKREFDLEKAKEGICQMIWGLVKKVVIADTCATYANAIFDNYASMNSFSLILGAVYFAFQIYGDFSGYSDMALGMSKLFGLELLRNFNYPYFSRDIAEFWRRWHISLTTWFRDYLYIPLGGSRGGIWMKVRNTFIIFLVSGFWHGANWTYVTWGFINALYFLPLLLLSRNRNNLEAETLRWNFESVGVIVRMLYTFSLTCIAWVFFRANTITDAFLYLKRIVTNGEFSCQYLANERYNYELLLMVGLFVLVEWNNRAKEEPISGKYNTMKLVLAITAIIAFGTYSDYKEFIYFQF encoded by the coding sequence ATGTTTTTCAATTCTCTGGCTTTTGCCATTTTTTTGCCCATCGTGTTTTTTTTGTATTGGTTTGTTTTCAACAAAACAAAAAGTACGCAAAATGTGCTTCTTATTATTGCCAGTTATTATTTCTATTCTTGTTGGGATTGGCGTTTTTTATTCCTGTTAGTTTTCTCAACTTTTTTGGATTATTATACCGGAATTAGAATTGAAAAAAGTAATAATGAAAAGGGACGAAAATTTTGGTTTTGGCTGAGCGTTTCGGTCAATTTAGGTTTTCTTGGAGTTTTTAAATACTATAATTTTTTCTCAGAATCCTTTGCTCAAATGCTGACAACTGTCGGTTTTAAAGCAAGTCCGATTTTATTGGATGTAGTTTTGCCGGTTGGAATCTCTTTCTATACGTTTCATGGATTATCCTATGTGATTGATATATATTACAGACGAATCAAAGCCGAATATAATTTTGTGGATTATTCGCTTTTTGTGAGTTATTTTCCGCTTTTGGTTGCGGGACCAATTGAGCGCGCAACACATTTATTACCCGAAATAAAAGTTAAACGGGAATTTGATTTAGAAAAAGCCAAAGAAGGAATTTGTCAAATGATTTGGGGATTGGTCAAGAAAGTGGTCATCGCTGACACCTGTGCTACTTATGCCAACGCTATTTTTGATAATTATGCATCAATGAATTCCTTCTCGCTTATTTTGGGAGCGGTTTATTTTGCTTTTCAGATTTATGGAGATTTTTCAGGATATTCAGATATGGCATTGGGAATGTCAAAATTGTTTGGACTCGAATTATTACGTAATTTCAATTACCCTTATTTTTCGAGAGATATAGCCGAATTTTGGCGTAGATGGCATATTTCACTTACTACCTGGTTCAGGGATTATTTATACATTCCGTTGGGCGGAAGTCGTGGCGGTATCTGGATGAAAGTCCGCAATACATTCATTATTTTTCTGGTAAGTGGTTTTTGGCACGGAGCCAATTGGACCTATGTAACTTGGGGATTTATTAATGCATTGTATTTTTTACCATTGTTATTGCTAAGCAGAAATCGAAATAATCTTGAGGCCGAAACGCTGAGATGGAACTTCGAATCGGTTGGGGTAATTGTGCGTATGCTTTATACTTTTTCGCTGACCTGTATCGCCTGGGTGTTTTTTAGAGCCAACACCATAACTGACGCATTTTTGTATTTGAAGCGAATAGTTACCAATGGAGAATTTTCTTGTCAATACCTTGCCAACGAGCGTTATAATTACGAATTATTATTGATGGTTGGTCTGTTTGTTCTGGTTGAATGGAATAATAGAGCCAAAGAAGAACCTATTTCTGGAAAGTATAATACCATGAAACTGGTTTTGGCAATAACAGCGATAATCGCTTTTGGAACCTATTCCGACTATAAAGAATTTATCTATTTTCAGTTCTAA
- a CDS encoding glycosyltransferase family 2 protein has protein sequence MEEFKPMLSFVSPVYKADKILEKLVGEIQKVMLNIGTGYEIILVDDRSPDKSWDVMKKLSQDFSEVHSIRLSRNFGQHPAIMAGLSQAKGDWVVVMDCDLQDQPKEVLKLYNKAKEGFDIVLAKRKNRQDSFFKKISSKVFSKIYGFFTDTNYDNEVANFGIYHHRVIRSILDISDSIKFFPLFVSFVGYNSTSIIVEHAQREEGSSSYSFFKLISLAFNSIISFSNKPLKLFVKFGLTISVTSFMFGLYNIYLALTNQIEVLGYSSIIVSIWFLSGIIITTIGITGIYVGKIFDQTKNRPIFIIDEIK, from the coding sequence ATGGAAGAATTCAAACCTATGTTATCGTTTGTAAGTCCAGTATATAAGGCGGATAAGATACTTGAAAAATTGGTTGGTGAAATTCAAAAAGTGATGTTGAATATTGGAACTGGCTATGAAATTATTTTGGTTGATGACAGAAGTCCAGATAAAAGTTGGGATGTTATGAAAAAATTATCTCAAGATTTTTCAGAAGTCCACAGTATAAGGTTAAGCAGGAATTTTGGGCAACATCCCGCGATCATGGCTGGTTTATCTCAAGCTAAAGGTGACTGGGTAGTAGTGATGGATTGCGATTTGCAAGATCAGCCTAAAGAAGTACTAAAATTATATAACAAAGCCAAAGAAGGTTTTGATATCGTTTTGGCTAAAAGAAAGAATAGACAGGATAGTTTTTTTAAAAAAATATCGTCTAAAGTTTTTTCAAAGATTTATGGATTTTTTACGGATACTAATTATGATAATGAGGTAGCAAATTTTGGCATTTATCATCATCGGGTAATTAGATCAATTTTAGATATTTCTGATTCAATAAAATTTTTTCCTTTATTTGTTTCATTTGTAGGTTATAATTCTACTTCAATTATTGTAGAACATGCTCAAAGAGAAGAGGGAAGTTCAAGTTATAGCTTCTTTAAATTAATTAGTTTAGCTTTTAATTCAATAATATCATTTTCAAATAAACCCCTAAAACTTTTTGTTAAGTTTGGACTAACAATTTCGGTGACTTCTTTTATGTTTGGTTTGTACAATATTTATTTAGCGTTAACAAACCAAATTGAAGTTTTAGGATATAGTTCAATAATTGTATCTATTTGGTTTTTATCTGGTATAATAATAACTACAATAGGCATCACGGGAATTTATGTTGGTAAAATTTTTGATCAAACAAAGAATAGACCCATATTTATTATAGATGAAATCAAATGA